The Mytilus trossulus isolate FHL-02 unplaced genomic scaffold, PNRI_Mtr1.1.1.hap1 h1tg001225l__unscaffolded, whole genome shotgun sequence genome segment CGCTATTCCGTTTGCCGAGATAGCCACAAAAAAGGGCCACGGACTTGGACCTGGTACATAGTAACGAGAATAAGGATTACGATTCATTGTTTAgggtataaacataaacataaagttcAGCGGTATCCAATGAGCCGCCAGAACAAAAACATCACAAACTCTTCTCAAGTTTAAGGACTCCCTGTGTGACACCCCCTTCCCGTGACAACAACTTCCATATAGGTATAGTCTAAAACATGCCCTAATAAAGCTTATCAGACCCAGGATAAGCAGGAACACTCCACTTATTCACCCTCCCACGCCGAAAACGAGGATTTCCCCAAATAAGTTTAGACTAGGAGGGGCTGCTATGTTGCTTGATCTTAACAGGAAACACATTAAGACTAGACTTGGGCAGACTAACAAGCCCCCTTTATTTATTACTAGCAGACGCGAGTGCCTCATCTTATAGATAGCATTCACATACCTGAACAAACCTGATGAACACAACCCCATGCCCGATCATAATAATAATGGCCCCCACTACCCCTAATACCGTGTTGCTAAGCACTCCTAATAGCACAAGCCTCATATGCGCTACAGAGGAATATGCTACCAAACATTTTAGGTCCACTTGCCGTACACACGCTAATCCTGCGTAGACACCTCCTGCCAAGTTCACCACTAGTAGCAGCACAAAAAAACGCTTCtaagccttatttgtataactaTTATAAATCGAAGCAGCCCGTACCCTCCTAATTTTAGTACCACCCCGGCCAATAGCATCGAACCGGCTACTGGGGCCTCTACGTGAGCCTTAGGTAGTCACAGGTGAAATGGATATATTGGTAGCTTGATAAGAAACCCTAGAATGTATAGCCATCACAATCTcattccccttttttttactagCCTTACCACAGAACTTATCCTCCTCCTCAACCCTCTAATATAGAGTTCTCTTACCCcccataagaaaaaaagagatcCGAACACCGTATAGATTACTATATACCCCCCTGCCTGTAAACGCTCTGGCTGATAGCCTCAGCCTACAATTAATAACAACAGAGGGGCTAGcacactttcaaaaaaaaaaaaaaaaagaaagaacctCCTCACCCTGAATCTTATCACTAAAATTAGGCTGATTctgataattattaaattaaatcttgCTTTCCGGTGGATCTTAACCCTCCTTAGGTAGGAAAGAATTGCTACAAATAGAGTTAGTGTAACCATTAACCCTATTACAAAGTCTGTGGTGTACAACCCGTTCAACTCTACCCCCCCTATCGCGACTCTTGTGGCGCCCATACTTAGAATAGTTAGAACGCTTAACCCAATGACACTCATATTTAggttttttataataatcaatgCAATAAGTCTAATTGCCAACCTTTTAACCATAAGTAAGACAGACTTTATCTGACACATTCAGTGTAAATGAATTATACTAGTTTATATTATCTTACATACACCCTAACTAGAACTACTACACACACACTAGCCATAAGTATGACACATAGAAGAACAGTCCAACACAAACTCATTAACTTATCATAACGTAAACGAGGTAAAGAAGCACGAATAACCACAAAGAAGACCGCAAAAGCCATCATAAAGACCCCGATCAACGCTTCATTTCCCCCGAAAAATATCGCCGCCCTTATAACCCTTCTGAGAAGAATACTAGAGTACTCCGCAATAAATATAACTGCAAACCCCCCTCCGCTGTACTCCACGTTGTATCCTGACACTAATTCCGACTCTCCttccacaaaatcaaatggcgCCCGATTAGTTTCAGCTAGCATACACAGCATTCAGACAACTATAACTACGcacaaaggaaaaaagaaaaaaaaggacctTTGTTGGAACACCCTAATTTCTTGAAACATAAACACACCCGAGCACAGCACCacacaaaagaagataaatccTATAGGGATCTCATAAGAAATTCTTTGCGCCATCGCACGAACTGCACCTAGCAAAGAGTATTTAGAGTTAGAAGCCCATCCGGATATTATTACCCCGTAAACCCTGACTCTAGTAATAACTATAAACAGAATCACCCCGAAAACATAAAACACTTCAGCCGACTTATACGGGTATAAAAGCCATCCAAGTAAACTGATAGTTAATATTAGTGCAGGAGCCAAAATGAAGGGCCCTACGTTAGCACGTGTAGGCACAATAAACTCTTTACATAACAACTTACCTGCGTCACTAAAAGGCTGCAAGATCCCTATATAACTCACCTTGGATGGACCCTTTCGGATTATAATGATAGCCAAAATTTTACGTTCCAACAAAGTATAGAAGCCCACAGCGAGAAGCACCCCTACAAAAGGGATAACACCAACAACCACGCCTACTCAGTCCACCAGTGCAGCCTTAGTCGACCCCAAGGGAGTAAAAGAGTCCGCTGACACTTGACAAAGGCTTAATAGGATAGAGGCTCCAAAGAAAACAGCTACTCTCCTTAGAGTCTTAAATAGACACTCGACACTAACCATAATGAGACTGGGCTTAGCTTTGTAATTCACACACAAACAAGAGTATATCTTATAAGACGAGCTTAAATCGTATGCATTAGGTCTGCCAGCTTGTGCCATGAAAGCAAGTATATATACTTATGAATTGATCCTAAATCAAACGCATTAGCTCTGCCAGCTCTCACAAAGATAAGAGCCACTACTCACGGCGCCTTAGGGGCATGAGCCCTATATCCTAATATTAGACCACCTTATCACTAAAAGCTACTTGCCCATTGTACaagttcattaaattaaaagtttaacgcttcttaaaagctttagcttattttttattttagttaagagCTTCCAAccatatgacaaaatatttctcaGGAATAAACTCAATCACAATCGGTATAAATCTATGGTTAACCCCGCAAATTTCAGAACACTGCCCGTAAATAATTCTACACTGGGAAGCTTTTATAGGAAGCCGATTAATTCGACCTGGGATGGCATCTACTTTAATTAGTAACTTAGGGAGTGCAAACGAATGGAGCACATCAGACCTTCTTACAAAAGCAGTTATTTGCACATCTGCTGGAGCCACCATCCGGTTATCAACATCCAACAAACGATACCCTCCTTTTCTAAATGTCTCCTGCTGGTCTTCTATGTAAGAATCAATTGTATAACACGAAATTCTTTCAGCGCTTTCTCTAGAGCTTGGAGTGTCTAAATTGCGACAAAATTCGTAAGATCAGTACCATTGTTTCCCAATCGCCTTAAAATTTCACCGGGGCCGTTTTACTTCTTCTATATAATATAGGTTAATTATAGAAGGAAACCACAACCCTACTAACATCAACATTGGCACAATAGTCCATCAAAATTCTAATCGTTGACGGTTCAAGAAATGGCGATAAGAAAATTTAGTAAGAAGGATTACGCatcctatatatataacaaagaccaACACAGCCACTGCTACTATCATCACAAAACCATGGTACCGGAACAGGTCTTTCCCTAGTTCCCCATGGACAATATCACCAAAATATCGACTCCCgtaaaaagacatatttatatttttctacacttaTTAGCCCACTCACGTGCGCTACTTTCGcgatttactaattttaataacttgaaataagctaaaaacttaaaccattTCAGGTCTACAGGACGACTCCTACAGAATTTAGGGTATTCAAGCAGCTTGTCCCACACCCACAAAGAAAGAGGGTTTAATAACAACCTAGAGAAATAAATGACTGAAAGACACTGCCCCAAAATGATATAAGGCTCCCGCACTGGGCGAGCACCAATCCATGTTAACCTAATAAACCTACCAACCAACACTCAAAACACTACTTGATTAAACGGGTAAAAACATAAACTTCGATACTTACCTCTGTGAAGACTAGGAATTAGGTATAATACTACAATcgacaaaaacataacatatacccCCCCCGCTTTATGAGGAATTGAACGAAGGATTGCATAAGCAAACATAAAATACCACTCAGGCTGAACATGGATTGGCGTTTTTATAGGATTAGCAGGCCAATAGTTTAAATGATTCCCTAACAGCTCAGGATCCACAcacactaaatatataaaaaagaacctaAAGCAAACATAACCAAAAAGATCTTTAATAGTATAGAAGGGGTGGAAGGGCACACACATAGTACCTCTTTCAATACCCAAAGGGTTATTACTCCCTttctcatgtaaaaaaaacaggtgtaaaaaaacaaccgcCACTATCACAAACGGTAAGAGAAAGTGTAAAGTATAAAACCGCTTTAGAGTTGCATTACACACGGTCCAACCCCCTCATACATAGCGGAGCATACTCTCTCCTACTACGGGGATCACTCTAAGTATATTAGTAATAACAGTAGCCCCCCAATATGACATTTGCCCCCAAGGCAAAGTGTAACCGAGGAAAGCCTCCGCCatagttaacaaaaacaaatgcacccCAAAATACCACACTGTCTTATCTAAATAAGACCCATAATACAGCCCACGAGCAATGTGCgcataaatacagataaaaaacaTAGAGGACCCATTTGCATGAATATTACGCAACATTCATCCTTTTTCCACATTACGCATAATATGTACTACAGAATCGAATGCCATGTCTTCATGAGCAGTATAATGAGTTGACAATAAAAGACCCCTTAGAAGTTGGATAATTAGGCACAAGCCTAGTATAGAGCCAAACCTTCACCAAGCGTTTAAGTTTACAGGACAAGGCAAATCATAGAACCTGTCATTCATAATCTTCACCAACTTATTAGTACTTCGTCACGGACCAACCCTCTTAGGCGTGTTAATATTATTCACAGTATTGTTACCAACCATCTCATAAGAAAGGCCTACACCTTGTTTATGAGTTTACAGCTCACCACCTCTTCCTCGGCCACCTcatgaatttttgttatatatacaggcACAAACCCCCCGCACACCGCATTTTTTTATGAGTACACATAAgcttggacccccctttttacacCTCTGAAGACACCCAAAGTGTTAAGTGTCCAACTTTGTTTTTGCtccatttttactttatttttaattagactTAAAGCGACCAACAACTTACGCTtcaaaaatttttttatttttaagatacacGCCTCGTTTTCGAACCGAAAACCACATGAGCAACCAGAGCTGGGGTAAATGAGGAAATAAACGTCTCAAATCCCCATTATCCTACAGCTTACAATTAGCTATAGAGCCCAAGTAACTTAGAATTTAAGGGTCAAATTCACCACTTTCTCTGCCAATAATTAGGTTGAATCTCATGTGGTCCTGAAGAATGCTTACTCCCCGCAAAGGCTTTGTAGCCTTTCAAGCATACACTAAAACCAAGTTAATTAGGTGTAAGGAGACCCGTATTGACCAGTTTTTAAATAGACCATAACAGCCTAACAATAAACGAATTAACTGTAATTTTGCTTATCTTatggattattttaataaattataactattAATACACCAATAAACTTTAACTATGAGCATTAATAACTACTGACCCCGTCTTTACTAACATCAGGAACACTGTCTTCTTCACTTACAACCACATTTCTCTGCTCGACTGGCTGACAGACATTAGCTGGGACTTCAGGCTCCACAACAGCTATTTGTTCTTCTAAAGGAACATAGCCACCCTCAGCATGGGGGCCCCCTTCCTCCTGATTATCAGGAACAACTTCAGCGACACCATTCACAACAGCATCTCCAACAGCTGAAATAGTTTCAGGTAATGGGAGCACCCTAACAGTGTCACCCCCTCCGCCCTGACATAAGTCCCCTCCTCCAACGTCTATTCTAAACActcagtttttatatgaaaaaaaaccatctcacACACCCCTTAACAGTAAGCCTTTTTTTGCAGCAAACCCCTGCCTAAGCCACTCTCATACAGCCTCTCTAGTGCCCAACACATTCAACAATCTATCACTAAGCAACACactcatttacataaaaagaaccctttttataagttaatcagcctattatacaatattatttatgtcATTACAGATCCGTCACAAAGTATTGCTTTAGCTAAAAACTCGCTCGCTTAAAAGAGACCTTAAAGCTATGCATAAGCTTTTGGGTTAACAAACCcaaaaacttcaattaaaataaagcttcGCAGGGTCTTGTTGCTCTTCTTTTACACACAGGCCTCTTCGCTTTACCCTTATGCAAGaagtactaaaatttatttgcccCACTTTACTTCAAGTAAGCTTTTTATGAGGCAATCGTGTGCATTTCTTTAGAaagataaattctaaaaaaccTCAGTGAGATGAGCCTAAAACTAATTAACTcctcttaaattgtttataaagaaaagctttaactttttctttaggaaTCAAAGTCCTACGTACTATAATACTTCTTTATAACACCTCAGAGCAATAAACTACTTTTGAGCTTAGCTTCATCAAAGCAACTGGGCCATCCCCCCACGTACAACTAAGCTAGGAAGAATTTGTAGCTctcagttatattaacattagCAACTAAACACAACTTAAGAGACAGGCTATCTGGCTTGAGAATAAGAATCTTATACCCTAAGCAAATTACTGGGATTTTCAATTAACAGCTCAACATTCTAGCTTAATTTATTCACCCAGCGTacactaatttcattaaaatttttgccCAGAAGGCAAATATAGTAATTATTGCTATGTAACCATCCTATAACCAGCACATTTAACAGCCTAACGCCacgtttatttacataaaaaggccCTATACAATATTGTCTATAGCACTCAGATCTGTGACAGAACATTGCTTTGCTTAAAAACCTTTTATACGAAACTAACTCACTTAAAAGGGACCTCAGGACCAGACATAAACTTCATCACTTGTAGTCTTTGTAAGTTTATAACCCACCTAACCCCCTTTTAGGCGTGTTAATATTACATACTATTGTTAACACTTACTTTTTAAGACGCTCACAACCTTGTTTACAAGCTCACGCTTCTAcgtttcacaattttatttagcttCATTTTGTTGCTGCACACCACATTTTTGTCACCTCTATTTAACCTGCTTTCCTATTTCCTCCCCTCCAGATCAGCCCCCCCAGGCATTagtgtgtcattttgattttattttatttttgatttacttttttgctTAGACTTTAAGTGACCCATGAATTACGCTTTGGGAACTTTCATATGacttgatttctatttattttttgattttaagataCAGATAGTCTAGTTTTCAAACCCCAAAAAATCACatgagcaaccaaaattagggcaaacgaaaaaaattaacaccttAGATCCATTTCTCCTGCAGTTTACAATTAACCACAGGAAGCAAATAGCTTTAGAATTtaggtttaagtttgtttttttctaccacTAATTAGGTTAAGTCTCACATGACTCTGAAAAATGCTTACTCACTGTAAAGGGTTCAAAACCTTATCTACAACAGGTTGTAAAGCATAATCTAAAACAAGTTTGGACAGGTATGGGCATTCGCAActagattttcaataaaatacacaatgtcaagtaaaattaagttttactttgacttataagttATCTTAACTAAGGGCTTTTTACATGCATCAGCAACAGGGTTTCCGTGTAAAAGGACAGGAGAACAGGCCTTGCGGTCACTGTACCGGCCGGTAACAGGAAATGCGGTACACTATAAAACCTCATTCTTAAGGGTTTCCacagtgtttggtttttttttgtct includes the following:
- the LOC134703939 gene encoding LOW QUALITY PROTEIN: cytochrome c oxidase subunit 2-like (The sequence of the model RefSeq protein was modified relative to this genomic sequence to represent the inferred CDS: substituted 3 bases at 3 genomic stop codons), translated to MSFYGSRYFGDIVHGELGKDLFRYHGFVMIVAVAVLVFVIYIGCVILLTKFSYRHFLNRQRLEFXWTIVPMLMLVGLWFPSIINLYYIEEVKRPRXNFKAIGKQWYXSYEFCRNLDTPSSRESAERISCYTIDSYIEDQQETFRKGGYRLLDVDNRMVAPADVQITAFVRRSDVLHSFALPKLLIKVDAIPGRINRLPIKASQCRIIYGQCSEICGVNHRFIPIVIEFIPEKYFVIWLEALN
- the LOC134703940 gene encoding LOW QUALITY PROTEIN: cytochrome b-like (The sequence of the model RefSeq protein was modified relative to this genomic sequence to represent the inferred CDS: substituted 5 bases at 5 genomic stop codons); protein product: MVGNNTVNNINTPKRVGPXRSTNKLVKIMNDRFYDLPCPVNLNAWXRFGSILGLCLIIQLLRGLLLSTHYTAHEDMAFDSVVHIMRNVEKGXMLRNIHANGSSMFFICIYAHIARGLYYGSYLDKTVWYFGVHLFLLTMAEAFLGYTLPWGQMSYWGATVITNILRVIPVVGESMLRYVXGGWTVCNATLKRFYTLHFLLPFVIVAVVFLHLFFLHEKGSNNPLGIERGTMCVPFHPFYTIKDLFGYVCFRFFFIYLVCVDPELLGNHLNYWPANPIKTPIHVQPEWYFMFAYAILRSIPHKAGGVYVMFLSIVVLYLIPSLHRGKYRSLCFYPFNQVVFXVLVGRFIRLTWIGARPVREPYIILGQCLSVIYFSRLLLNPLSLWVWDKLLEYPKFCRSRPVDLKWFKFLAYFKLLKLVNRESSAREWANKCRKI